One window of Cryobacterium arcticum genomic DNA carries:
- a CDS encoding glycerol-3-phosphate dehydrogenase/oxidase, whose product MTHDNSVTRSTKLGPEERAAAIERLKDKELDILVVGGGIVGTGCALDAVTRGLSVGMLEARDWASGTSSRSSKLVHGGIRYLEQLDFRLVREALTERGLLLKRIAPHLVKPVRFLYPLKKRVIERAYVGAGMLLYDVLSYLGGRPGVPHHRHLTRGQVAKMVPSLNHNALVGGITYYDAQVDDALYVASLARTASAYGAHVASRVRVEGFIKVGERVVGVHAHDLQTGERFDVRAKQVVNATGVWTDDTQRMVGERGTFKVRASKGIHLVVPRDRFQSAMGLLLRTEKSVLFVIPWGRHWLIGTTDTDWHLDKAHPAATAADIDYLLEHVNAVLQVALTREDVEGVYAGLRPLLAGESEQTSKLSREHLVGHSVPGLVVIAGGKWTTYRVMAKDAIDAAVDALDDLVPPSTTKEIPLLGAEGYRAAWNKRAKIAHAFNLHTVRVEHLLNRYGTLTDELLDLIKDHPELAEPLPGADDYIQAEVVYAATHMGALHLEDVLARRTRISIEAWDRGVSAAPVAARLLAGVLGWDTEREEREVSIYLKRVAAERASQTQPDDESADRVRLEAPDIVTT is encoded by the coding sequence ATGACGCACGATAATTCGGTGACCAGGTCCACAAAGCTCGGACCAGAGGAACGCGCGGCCGCGATCGAACGCCTCAAGGACAAAGAGCTCGACATTCTCGTTGTCGGCGGGGGAATCGTGGGCACCGGCTGCGCGCTGGACGCGGTGACCCGTGGCCTGAGCGTGGGCATGCTCGAGGCCAGGGACTGGGCGTCGGGCACCTCCAGCCGGTCGTCGAAGCTGGTGCACGGCGGCATCCGCTACCTCGAACAGCTCGACTTCCGCCTGGTGCGGGAGGCCCTGACCGAACGTGGCCTGCTGCTCAAACGCATCGCCCCGCACCTGGTCAAGCCCGTGCGCTTCCTCTACCCGCTCAAGAAGCGGGTGATCGAGCGCGCGTATGTGGGCGCGGGCATGCTGCTCTACGACGTGCTCTCGTACCTCGGCGGCCGGCCGGGCGTGCCGCACCACCGCCACCTCACCCGCGGCCAGGTCGCCAAGATGGTGCCCAGCCTCAACCACAACGCCCTGGTGGGCGGCATCACCTACTACGACGCCCAGGTCGATGACGCGCTCTACGTCGCGTCGCTGGCCCGCACGGCATCCGCCTATGGCGCCCACGTGGCCAGCCGGGTGCGCGTTGAGGGGTTCATCAAGGTGGGCGAACGGGTCGTCGGCGTGCACGCGCACGACCTGCAGACCGGGGAGCGCTTCGACGTGCGCGCCAAGCAGGTGGTCAACGCCACCGGCGTCTGGACCGACGACACCCAACGGATGGTGGGGGAGCGCGGCACATTCAAGGTGCGAGCGTCCAAGGGCATCCACCTGGTCGTGCCGCGCGACAGGTTCCAGTCCGCGATGGGGCTGTTGCTGCGCACCGAGAAGAGCGTGCTCTTCGTGATCCCGTGGGGCCGGCACTGGCTGATCGGCACCACCGACACCGACTGGCACCTTGACAAGGCGCACCCCGCGGCCACCGCCGCCGACATCGACTACCTGCTCGAGCACGTCAACGCCGTGCTGCAGGTTGCGCTGACCCGGGAAGATGTCGAGGGGGTCTACGCGGGCCTGCGGCCCCTGCTGGCGGGGGAGAGCGAGCAGACCTCGAAGCTCTCCCGAGAACACCTGGTGGGGCACTCGGTGCCCGGCCTGGTCGTGATCGCCGGCGGCAAGTGGACCACCTACCGAGTCATGGCCAAGGACGCCATCGACGCGGCAGTGGATGCGCTGGACGACCTGGTGCCGCCGTCGACGACCAAGGAGATCCCGTTGCTCGGCGCCGAGGGGTACCGGGCCGCGTGGAACAAGCGCGCCAAGATCGCTCACGCGTTCAACCTGCACACCGTGCGGGTGGAGCACCTGCTCAACCGCTACGGCACCCTCACCGATGAGCTCCTCGACCTGATCAAGGACCATCCGGAGCTGGCCGAGCCGTTGCCCGGCGCGGACGACTACATCCAGGCCGAGGTGGTCTACGCCGCCACCCATATGGGCGCCCTGCACCTCGAGGACGTGCTGGCCCGCCGCACCCGCATCTCCATCGAGGCCTGGGACCGCGGGGTGTCGGCGGCGCCGGTCGCCGCGCGGCTGCTCGCCGGGGTGCTCGGCTGGGATACCGAACGTGAGGAGCGTGAGGTGTCGATCTACCTCAAGCGGGTCGCCGCCGAGCGGGCCTCGCAAACCCAGCCCGACGACGAGTCCGCCGACCGGGTGCGCCTGGAGGCCCCCGACATCGTCACGACCTGA
- a CDS encoding GuaB3 family IMP dehydrogenase-related protein, translating into MEIEIGRSKRARRVYAFDDIAVVPSRRTRDPEDVSVGWSIDAYQFDIPFLAAPMDSVVSPTTAIMMGQLGGLGVLDLEGLWTRYENPEPLLAEIRDLPADKATARMQEIYAEPIKPALVTERLAEIRAAGVTVAGALSPQRTQELYETVVAAGVDLFVIRGTTVSAEHVSRNQEPLNLKKFIYDLDVPVIVGGAATYTAALHLMRTGAAGVLVGFGGGAASTTRTSLGIHAPMATAVADVAGARRDYMDESGGRYVHVIADGGLSTSGDIVKAIACGADAVMLGTALARATDAPGGGFHWGAEAHHSQLPRGRRVEVGSVAPLEAILYGPSTVADGTANLVGALRRSMATTGYSGIKEFQRVEVVVAPY; encoded by the coding sequence ATGGAAATTGAAATCGGCCGGTCCAAGCGCGCTCGGCGTGTGTACGCCTTCGACGACATCGCGGTGGTGCCCTCCCGGCGCACCCGTGACCCCGAGGATGTGTCGGTCGGCTGGTCCATCGACGCGTACCAGTTCGACATCCCGTTCCTGGCCGCCCCGATGGACTCGGTCGTCTCCCCGACGACCGCGATCATGATGGGCCAGCTCGGCGGACTGGGTGTGCTCGACCTCGAGGGCCTCTGGACCCGTTACGAGAACCCCGAGCCGCTGCTCGCCGAGATCCGCGACCTGCCCGCCGATAAGGCCACGGCCCGCATGCAGGAGATCTACGCCGAACCGATCAAGCCGGCCCTCGTCACCGAGCGCCTCGCTGAGATCCGCGCAGCGGGCGTCACCGTCGCCGGTGCCCTGTCGCCGCAGCGCACCCAGGAACTCTACGAAACCGTCGTCGCCGCCGGCGTCGACCTGTTCGTCATCCGTGGCACCACGGTCTCGGCCGAGCACGTCTCCCGCAACCAGGAGCCGCTGAACCTCAAGAAGTTCATCTACGACCTCGACGTGCCCGTCATCGTCGGCGGCGCCGCCACCTACACCGCGGCCCTGCACCTGATGCGCACCGGAGCGGCCGGCGTGCTCGTCGGCTTCGGCGGCGGCGCGGCCTCCACCACCCGCACCAGCCTCGGCATCCACGCCCCCATGGCCACCGCCGTGGCCGACGTCGCCGGCGCCCGCCGCGACTATATGGACGAGTCCGGCGGCCGGTACGTGCACGTCATCGCCGACGGCGGCTTGAGCACCTCCGGCGACATCGTCAAGGCCATCGCCTGCGGCGCGGATGCCGTGATGCTCGGCACCGCTCTCGCGCGCGCCACCGACGCGCCCGGCGGCGGCTTCCACTGGGGAGCCGAGGCGCACCACTCCCAGCTGCCCCGCGGCCGGCGCGTCGAGGTGGGCTCCGTCGCCCCGCTCGAAGCGATCCTGTACGGCCCGTCCACCGTGGCCGACGGCACCGCCAACCTGGTCGGCGCGCTGCGTCGCTCGATGGCCACCACCGGATACAGCGGAATCAAAGAATTTCAGCGGGTTGAGGTAGTTGTCGCGCCGTACTGA